In the Deltaproteobacteria bacterium genome, one interval contains:
- a CDS encoding corrinoid protein: MAIKEIFDAVLALDQAQTADIVQAELAQGTDVMTILNEGLIAAMDEVGKRYSQSVFFVPEMLMAAQAMKRGVAVLHPHLVGAEARPKGTIVIGTVKGDQHDIGKNLVAMMLECAGFKVIDLGVDADAGKFLRAARKGNADIVAMSALLTTTMSAMEATISKLKIEGSNPKTMVGGAPVTQAFADKIGADGYSPDAPGAVTVARRLVAK, translated from the coding sequence ATGGCAATTAAAGAGATATTCGACGCGGTTTTAGCGTTGGACCAAGCCCAGACTGCCGATATAGTCCAGGCCGAACTGGCCCAGGGTACAGACGTCATGACTATCCTCAACGAAGGGCTTATTGCGGCTATGGATGAAGTGGGCAAGCGGTACAGCCAGAGTGTATTCTTTGTGCCCGAGATGCTCATGGCCGCCCAGGCTATGAAAAGGGGTGTGGCAGTATTGCACCCTCACTTGGTAGGTGCAGAGGCCAGACCCAAGGGCACAATCGTCATCGGCACCGTCAAGGGCGACCAGCACGATATCGGTAAGAACCTGGTGGCCATGATGCTTGAGTGTGCCGGGTTCAAGGTAATCGATCTGGGTGTGGATGCAGACGCGGGCAAGTTCTTGAGGGCTGCCAGAAAAGGCAACGCTGATATTGTCGCCATGTCAGCCCTGCTTACCACGACCATGTCCGCTATGGAAGCTACTATATCCAAACTTAAGATAGAGGGCAGCAATCCCAAGACCATGGTGGGCGGTGCGCCGGTGACTCAGGCCTTTGCCGACAAGATTGGCGCCGACGGGTACAGTCCGGACGCCCCTGGTGCCGTTACTGTGGCCCGACGGTTGGTCGCCAAGTGA
- a CDS encoding pyruvate carboxylase: MAVNFENMLIGVANRGIPALRVGRTIREMGAIYAAFFTPVDKTAPHVSKADKAFSLSVVGGYLDIEEIVRIAKKYDIAALHPGWGFAAEDNHFPSICAEHDVVFIGPSQGPMKSLGNKVKARELAKSLSVPVVEGSDGAVSLEEAKRIAEKIGFPVMIKSEGGGGGRGVVVVHSQEELERQFPKASGMAEASFGNPNLYIEQFLPVVRHLEIQVICDKFGNAVALDERDCSCQRRYQKLLEITPSPWGEASSELRNALKEAAFQMATAVGYDSIITIEFLVDDKQNFYFIEANTRLQVEHGISELLYGIDIVEEMIRIAFGEKLRLTEEQLKPKGFAMQCRINFEDPQRDFMPNSGTITRYLSPGGEGVRLDSCVFGDYEFPKAYDSLGALLMTYGGTWEKTASIMERALSEYFIGGLKTTIPFHKKIVTHPVFRAGEVHTKFIETTPDLISYQEVVPEHLRLAGLMAEITAVGYNPYIGLGPYRTPEDARVGPMPTAQASSSTEPSITNYEPPFRPDDHRDVVLAYLRDSEFVEFSNTTPRDVTQSESGNRFRLFDDRLVGPLLDQCGYVSIENGGGAHYHVGMLGCMTDPWAEAEEWNTFAPNTPKMILIRSTNILGYAPQAREVMERTGRMIIKDYHVIRCFDFLNHIDNMVPFAEIVLQAENRIFEPAISLSWAEGFTIEHYLSVLNDILSMVGRILGCDEAGASKQIIFCLKDMAGVCPPRFIYDLISAILDDYPELIIQYHRHISDGLAVPALGSAAKAGAKILDVADGPAVRFYSQAAVLPVVAYVEGELGLKTRLDKDKIREAAFVLKQIMPVYDHYCRPTFLGPDHDVTRHGLPGGATSSSQEAALKQGYAFLLPHILLILELCRKLIRYHDVTPGSQITWTNGYMMAVKAYERGGLGEVQRMIDLLKTVTSTPEEALDDNVKKDRLVLFSHANDALKNLLWGKFGKLPLGWPDDWVYESVFGENWRDAIAERTEESPLNFLPPVDMKAVEAELAEHIGRTPTENEVVNYLNHPGDALKLIKNLHKYGEPNVLPDDIWFEGLQPGVEREFVTSDGKVHTIKIIRVGKTRPRGTRRVRYKLDYEVFVEDIKVAESVEAGPRREMADSRNPYHIGAPFDADLWLVHKKEGNAVKAGEEVLNLSIMKTECAVTSAVDGVVKRVLVFADYKADKKMVAVKKGQLLMELAPPFERCPNCNADIEEDYKFCPNCGHNLEIQ, translated from the coding sequence ATGGCCGTCAATTTTGAAAACATGCTTATCGGTGTCGCCAATCGCGGTATTCCTGCCCTTCGTGTCGGACGAACGATCAGAGAGATGGGCGCTATTTATGCGGCGTTTTTTACTCCAGTAGATAAAACCGCACCCCATGTGTCCAAAGCAGACAAGGCATTCAGCCTTTCGGTGGTGGGTGGTTACCTGGACATAGAAGAGATTGTGCGGATTGCGAAGAAGTACGATATTGCGGCTCTTCATCCCGGCTGGGGCTTTGCTGCCGAGGACAATCACTTTCCTTCCATCTGTGCAGAGCACGATGTTGTTTTCATAGGCCCCTCACAGGGTCCCATGAAAAGTCTCGGCAACAAAGTCAAAGCCAGGGAGTTGGCCAAGTCCCTCTCCGTGCCTGTGGTGGAAGGCTCCGATGGCGCGGTCTCTTTGGAGGAGGCAAAGAGGATCGCTGAAAAGATCGGTTTCCCTGTAATGATCAAAAGCGAAGGGGGCGGTGGTGGCAGAGGAGTTGTGGTGGTCCATTCGCAGGAGGAACTGGAACGTCAGTTCCCTAAGGCTTCAGGCATGGCTGAGGCAAGCTTCGGCAACCCCAATCTGTACATCGAACAGTTTCTTCCTGTGGTCAGGCACCTCGAGATACAGGTGATTTGCGACAAGTTCGGAAATGCCGTTGCACTCGACGAACGGGATTGCTCTTGCCAGCGAAGGTATCAGAAACTGTTAGAGATTACCCCATCACCATGGGGAGAGGCTTCTTCGGAGTTGCGCAACGCCTTGAAAGAGGCTGCCTTCCAGATGGCTACTGCAGTGGGATATGATTCCATCATCACGATTGAGTTTTTGGTCGATGACAAGCAGAACTTCTACTTCATTGAGGCCAACACCCGTCTTCAGGTAGAGCACGGCATATCAGAACTCCTGTACGGCATAGATATCGTCGAAGAGATGATACGCATTGCCTTTGGTGAAAAGCTCCGTCTCACAGAAGAGCAACTCAAGCCGAAGGGTTTTGCAATGCAGTGCCGGATCAATTTCGAAGACCCCCAGCGTGATTTCATGCCCAACTCAGGGACAATAACTCGCTATCTTTCCCCTGGTGGTGAAGGAGTGCGCCTCGATTCCTGCGTCTTTGGTGATTATGAATTTCCCAAGGCCTATGATTCTTTAGGGGCCTTGCTCATGACCTATGGCGGTACATGGGAAAAAACCGCCTCCATCATGGAAAGGGCCTTGTCGGAATATTTCATCGGCGGACTCAAAACAACCATACCCTTTCACAAGAAGATTGTTACGCATCCAGTGTTTAGGGCGGGCGAAGTCCATACCAAATTCATCGAAACCACGCCTGACCTCATTTCTTATCAGGAAGTAGTCCCGGAACATCTTCGGCTTGCAGGGCTCATGGCGGAAATTACGGCTGTGGGGTATAATCCCTATATCGGGCTCGGCCCCTACCGAACTCCGGAAGACGCAAGAGTCGGCCCCATGCCAACGGCCCAAGCCTCGTCTTCCACGGAGCCCTCAATAACAAACTATGAACCGCCCTTTAGGCCGGATGACCACAGAGATGTGGTCCTGGCCTATCTTCGAGACTCGGAGTTCGTCGAGTTCTCAAATACGACCCCCAGAGACGTTACCCAGTCAGAGTCTGGAAACAGGTTCCGCCTCTTTGACGATCGATTGGTCGGTCCCTTGCTCGACCAGTGTGGTTATGTGTCCATTGAAAACGGAGGAGGCGCTCATTACCATGTAGGTATGTTGGGGTGCATGACGGACCCTTGGGCGGAAGCCGAGGAATGGAACACCTTCGCTCCGAATACCCCAAAAATGATTCTCATTCGTTCCACCAACATCCTCGGGTATGCTCCGCAGGCCAGGGAAGTCATGGAACGAACAGGCAGGATGATCATCAAGGACTACCATGTGATACGCTGCTTTGATTTTCTGAACCACATTGACAACATGGTCCCTTTTGCCGAAATCGTGCTTCAAGCTGAAAATCGCATCTTCGAACCGGCCATCAGTTTGAGTTGGGCTGAAGGCTTCACCATTGAACACTACCTTTCCGTGTTGAATGACATCCTCTCTATGGTCGGTCGCATCTTGGGTTGCGATGAGGCAGGAGCCTCTAAACAAATCATTTTCTGTCTCAAGGACATGGCCGGGGTCTGTCCTCCGCGATTCATCTATGACCTGATCTCAGCGATTCTAGACGATTACCCGGAACTCATTATTCAGTATCACAGACATATCAGCGACGGTTTGGCAGTTCCGGCCCTGGGCAGTGCAGCAAAAGCCGGGGCCAAGATTCTCGACGTGGCAGATGGTCCGGCGGTGCGGTTTTACAGCCAGGCGGCCGTCTTGCCGGTGGTTGCCTACGTTGAAGGGGAGTTGGGCCTGAAAACACGCCTTGACAAAGATAAGATCCGGGAGGCGGCCTTTGTCCTAAAGCAGATCATGCCCGTGTATGATCATTACTGTCGACCCACATTCCTGGGTCCCGATCACGATGTGACCCGTCACGGCCTTCCGGGGGGCGCTACCTCAAGCAGTCAGGAAGCCGCCTTGAAGCAAGGATACGCTTTTTTGCTTCCCCATATTCTGCTCATCCTTGAACTGTGTCGAAAGCTTATTCGCTACCACGACGTGACCCCGGGCTCTCAGATCACGTGGACAAACGGTTACATGATGGCCGTCAAGGCATATGAGCGTGGCGGATTGGGGGAAGTGCAACGGATGATCGACCTGCTGAAGACCGTTACCTCCACCCCGGAAGAGGCCCTTGATGATAACGTCAAGAAAGACCGCCTGGTCCTTTTTTCCCACGCCAATGATGCCTTGAAGAACCTCCTTTGGGGCAAGTTCGGCAAGCTTCCCCTTGGCTGGCCTGATGACTGGGTGTATGAGTCTGTATTCGGTGAGAACTGGCGTGATGCCATAGCAGAACGCACGGAGGAAAGTCCTCTCAACTTCTTGCCCCCTGTGGACATGAAGGCCGTTGAAGCAGAGTTGGCCGAGCATATTGGACGTACGCCCACGGAAAATGAAGTAGTCAATTATCTCAATCACCCAGGAGACGCTTTGAAGCTGATAAAGAACCTCCACAAGTATGGAGAGCCGAATGTCTTGCCGGACGACATCTGGTTTGAAGGGCTCCAGCCTGGGGTAGAACGGGAGTTTGTCACCTCCGATGGAAAGGTACACACCATAAAGATCATACGAGTCGGCAAAACCCGCCCCCGTGGCACAAGAAGGGTGAGGTACAAGCTCGATTATGAAGTGTTCGTAGAAGATATAAAAGTGGCAGAGTCCGTCGAAGCAGGGCCCAGGCGCGAGATGGCCGACAGCAGAAATCCATATCATATTGGGGCGCCCTTTGATGCAGACCTGTGGCTCGTGCACAAAAAGGAGGGCAATGCTGTCAAAGCCGGAGAAGAGGTACTAAACCTTTCCATTATGAAGACAGAGTGCGCTGTCACTTCTGCTGTGGACGGGGTTGTAAAGAGGGTTTTGGTTTTTGCCGATTACAAGGCTGATAAGAAAATGGTCGCCGTGAAAAAGGGCCAGCTCCTCATGGAGCTGGCGCCGCCTTTTGAACGGTGCCCCAATTGTAATGCTGACATTGAAGAGGACTACAAGTTCTGCCCGAACTGCGGGCACAACCTGGAAATCCAGTGA